In Choloepus didactylus isolate mChoDid1 chromosome 6, mChoDid1.pri, whole genome shotgun sequence, one DNA window encodes the following:
- the LOC119538004 gene encoding olfactory receptor 2AT4-like → MEVTTCNGSEDSSPVFYLVGIPSLPESLFHPVFLIFLLIYLLILGGNTLILVAVVAEPSLHKPMYFFLINLSALDILSTTTTVPQMLSLFLLGDHVLSLPACFLQMYLFHSLNCSEAFILVVMAYDRYVAICRPLHYPVHMTPQTNAALAASAWLTALLLPIPAVVQTSQMAFGPVAHVYHCFCDHLAVVQASCSDTTHQAFMGFCIAMVVSFLPLLLVLLSYAHILNSVLRISSQEGRSKAFSTCSSHLLVVGTYYSSIAIAYMAYRADLPLDFHIMGNVVFAILTPVLNPLIYTLRNKDVKAAITKMARPQGPGLSRVQQLIQLPGHQ, encoded by the coding sequence ATGGAAGTCACAACCTGTAATGGATCGGAGGACTCTTCACCTGTCTTCTACCTGGTGGGCATCCCTTCTCTACCAGAGTCCCTCTTCCACCCTGTCTTCTTGATTTTCCTCTTAATCTACCTGCTCATCCTGGGGGGTAACACCCTGATCCTGGTGGCTGTGGTGGCAGAGCCCAGCCTCCACAagcccatgtatttcttcctgatCAACCTCTCAGCCCTGGACATCCTCTCCACTACAACCACTGTCCCCCAAATGCTGTCCCTCTTCTTGCTGGGAGACCACGTCCTCAGCTTGCCTGCCTGCTTCCTGCAGATGTACCTTTTCCATAGCCTCAACTGCTCTGAAGCCTTCATCCTGGTggtcatggcctatgaccgctatgtggctaTCTGCCGCCCACTGCACTACCCTGTCCACATGACGCCACAGACCAACGCTGCACTGGCGGCCAGTGCCTggctcactgccctcctcctgccCATCCCAGCAGTGGTGCAGACCTCCCAGATGGCATTTGGCCCTGTGGCCCATGTCTACCATTGCTTCTGTGACCACCTGGCTGTGGTCCAAGCCTCCTGCTCTGACACCACCCATCAGGCCTTCATGGGCTTCTGCATCGCCATGGTGGTGTCCTTCCTGCCCCTTCTCCTGGTGCTTCTCTCCTATGCCCACATCCTGAACTCGGTACTTCGCATCAGCTCCCAAGAAGGCCGCTcaaaagccttctccacctgcagCTCCCACCTCCTGGTGGTCGGCACCTACTACTCATCCATTGCCATAGCCTACATGGCCTACAGGGCGGACCTGCCCCTCGACTTCCACATCATGGGCAATGTGGTGTTCGCCATCCTCACCCCTGTTCTCAACCCCCTCATCTACACCCTGAGGAACAAGGATGTCAAGGCAGCCATCACCAAAATGGCACgtccccagggcccagggctctcCAGGGTCCAGCAGTTAATTCAGCTCCCAGGACACCAGTGA